The proteins below come from a single Oncorhynchus keta strain PuntledgeMale-10-30-2019 chromosome 1, Oket_V2, whole genome shotgun sequence genomic window:
- the LOC118392006 gene encoding uncharacterized protein LOC118392006 isoform X1, translating to MTLHEITRMRWQKLTPGEIQERRNKATHSCLSAWWNYARWISSTSHTPSNSHSLPRSTRPSLLSSLQGPGGIASRVIVKKVKSKDKDEGKVKLLGKKKSEVKADKEKSDERMNGGKDVVEVAMRSDLLDQKQKKEADLAMKNTKVSLLSPGGSKGGSVELVDMSPPPINTTKKKGFLGIGKSVKIGKKRKEGRVELLPFPILDIASPDLADPEPVMLLTTFGTPAPPGDIPIRTVMIPPSPAVHIVHLPPASIPASVLDSPLPLELTHNPVFTLLPPTLKPAPAAETITVVTPPNPIPVIPDPPIIDHIPEALSPKTPAETIPAPTLPVSVRPTPSPVTAPFSPISAPPVTHILPAVPSPPTLSTYTPPPPVIATPSPPPDPTPSPPPPPTPPAADLDPESVVVDIAVIVETSASPLPSHTPPPPAGDPSVAPPSLQPERPVGVQERPLSALLALGRAEEMSPPKKRGSEIIFNALEKAKRTLTSPLMTPIPSRPVMPTIEDQTPPPHSPSPTPVKSLPELPPIDYDDQAGAAAPTPLIPALAYIIIIIIII from the exons ATGACGCTACATGAAATAACCAGAATGAGATGGCAGAAGCTGACACCTGGAGAAATACAAGAGCGGCGGAACAAGGCTACCCAtagctgtctctctgcctggtggaATTACGCACGATGGATCAG ctccacatcacacacaccctccaacTCGCACTCCCTACCGCGCAGTACTCgaccttccctcctctcctcccttcaggGGCCGGGTGGCATCGCATCCAGAGTCATCGTCAAGAAGGTGAAGAGCAAAGACAAGGATGAGGGGAAGGTGAAATTACTAGGTAAAAAGAAGTCAGAGGTGAAGGCTGATAAAGAGAAGTCGGATGAaaggatgaatggagggaaagatgttGTAGAAGTAGCGATGAGGTCAGATCTGCTGGACCAGAAACAGAAGAAAGAAGCAGACCTGGCCATGAAGAACACAAAGGTGTCCCTGCTGTCCCCTGGGGGGTCTAAGGGGGGTAGTGTTGAGCTGGTAGACATGTCACCACCGCCTATAAACACAACAAAGAAGAAGGGTTTTCTGGGCATCGGGAAGTCAGTGAAAATAGGGAagaagaggaaagaggggagagttGAGCTTCTTCCTTTCCCCATACTGGACATAGCCAGCCCAGACCTGGCTGACCCTGAACCTGTCATGCTTCTAACCACCTTCGGAACCCCGGCCCCCCCTGGTGATATACCTATACGTACCGTCATGATCCCACCTTCCCCAGCAGTACACATTGTTCACTTACCCCCTGCCTCTATACCTGCCTCAGTACTAGATTCCCCCTTACCCCTGGAGCTGACTCATAACCCAGTATTTACCCTGTTACCCCCCACCCTGAAACCTGCACCAGCAGCTGAAACCATTACAGTCGTTACACCACCTAACCCCATCCCAGTGATCCCTGACCCTCCTATCATTGATCACATCCCTGAAGCCCTCAGTCCTAAAACCCCAGCTGAAACCATCCCAGCCCCCACCCTGCCAGTATCAGTCCGCCCTACCCCTTCCCCTGTTACTGCCCCATTCAGCCCAATATCAGCTCCCCCAGTCACCCATATACTCCCTGCtgtcccctccccacctacactcTCTACCTACACCCCACCTCCACCTGTTATCGCCACTCCATCCCCACCCCCTgaccctaccccctctcctcctcctccccctacacCTCCAGCTGCTGATCTTGACCCTGAGTCTGTAGTAGTGGATATTGCTGTTATAGTCGAGACCTCTGCCTCTCCACTTCCCTCTCACACCCCCCCTCCCCCGGCTGGTGACCCCTCAGTCGCACCCCCATCCCTCCAGCCTGAGAGGCCCGTGGGGGTCCAGGAACGGCCACTCTCGGCCCTGTTGGCTCTAGGACGAGCAGAAGAGATGAGTCCACCAAAAAAAAGAGGATCAGAGATAATCTTCAATGCCCTGGAGAAAGCTAAGAGGACGCTCACCAG CCCTCTTATGACCCCCATCCCCTCCAGACCTGTCATGCCCACCATAGAGGACCAAACCCCACCTCCCCACAGCCCTAGCCCCACCCCGGTGAAATCGCTACCTGAGCTCCCACCAATCGACTACGATGACCAGGCAGGGGCGGCGGCCCCTACACCCCTGATACCGGCcctggcatatattattattattattattattatatag
- the LOC118392006 gene encoding uncharacterized protein LOC118392006 isoform X2, which produces MRWQKLTPGEIQERRNKATHSCLSAWWNYARWISSTSHTPSNSHSLPRSTRPSLLSSLQGPGGIASRVIVKKVKSKDKDEGKVKLLGKKKSEVKADKEKSDERMNGGKDVVEVAMRSDLLDQKQKKEADLAMKNTKVSLLSPGGSKGGSVELVDMSPPPINTTKKKGFLGIGKSVKIGKKRKEGRVELLPFPILDIASPDLADPEPVMLLTTFGTPAPPGDIPIRTVMIPPSPAVHIVHLPPASIPASVLDSPLPLELTHNPVFTLLPPTLKPAPAAETITVVTPPNPIPVIPDPPIIDHIPEALSPKTPAETIPAPTLPVSVRPTPSPVTAPFSPISAPPVTHILPAVPSPPTLSTYTPPPPVIATPSPPPDPTPSPPPPPTPPAADLDPESVVVDIAVIVETSASPLPSHTPPPPAGDPSVAPPSLQPERPVGVQERPLSALLALGRAEEMSPPKKRGSEIIFNALEKAKRTLTSPLMTPIPSRPVMPTIEDQTPPPHSPSPTPVKSLPELPPIDYDDQAGAAAPTPLIPALAYIIIIIIII; this is translated from the exons ATGAGATGGCAGAAGCTGACACCTGGAGAAATACAAGAGCGGCGGAACAAGGCTACCCAtagctgtctctctgcctggtggaATTACGCACGATGGATCAG ctccacatcacacacaccctccaacTCGCACTCCCTACCGCGCAGTACTCgaccttccctcctctcctcccttcaggGGCCGGGTGGCATCGCATCCAGAGTCATCGTCAAGAAGGTGAAGAGCAAAGACAAGGATGAGGGGAAGGTGAAATTACTAGGTAAAAAGAAGTCAGAGGTGAAGGCTGATAAAGAGAAGTCGGATGAaaggatgaatggagggaaagatgttGTAGAAGTAGCGATGAGGTCAGATCTGCTGGACCAGAAACAGAAGAAAGAAGCAGACCTGGCCATGAAGAACACAAAGGTGTCCCTGCTGTCCCCTGGGGGGTCTAAGGGGGGTAGTGTTGAGCTGGTAGACATGTCACCACCGCCTATAAACACAACAAAGAAGAAGGGTTTTCTGGGCATCGGGAAGTCAGTGAAAATAGGGAagaagaggaaagaggggagagttGAGCTTCTTCCTTTCCCCATACTGGACATAGCCAGCCCAGACCTGGCTGACCCTGAACCTGTCATGCTTCTAACCACCTTCGGAACCCCGGCCCCCCCTGGTGATATACCTATACGTACCGTCATGATCCCACCTTCCCCAGCAGTACACATTGTTCACTTACCCCCTGCCTCTATACCTGCCTCAGTACTAGATTCCCCCTTACCCCTGGAGCTGACTCATAACCCAGTATTTACCCTGTTACCCCCCACCCTGAAACCTGCACCAGCAGCTGAAACCATTACAGTCGTTACACCACCTAACCCCATCCCAGTGATCCCTGACCCTCCTATCATTGATCACATCCCTGAAGCCCTCAGTCCTAAAACCCCAGCTGAAACCATCCCAGCCCCCACCCTGCCAGTATCAGTCCGCCCTACCCCTTCCCCTGTTACTGCCCCATTCAGCCCAATATCAGCTCCCCCAGTCACCCATATACTCCCTGCtgtcccctccccacctacactcTCTACCTACACCCCACCTCCACCTGTTATCGCCACTCCATCCCCACCCCCTgaccctaccccctctcctcctcctccccctacacCTCCAGCTGCTGATCTTGACCCTGAGTCTGTAGTAGTGGATATTGCTGTTATAGTCGAGACCTCTGCCTCTCCACTTCCCTCTCACACCCCCCCTCCCCCGGCTGGTGACCCCTCAGTCGCACCCCCATCCCTCCAGCCTGAGAGGCCCGTGGGGGTCCAGGAACGGCCACTCTCGGCCCTGTTGGCTCTAGGACGAGCAGAAGAGATGAGTCCACCAAAAAAAAGAGGATCAGAGATAATCTTCAATGCCCTGGAGAAAGCTAAGAGGACGCTCACCAG CCCTCTTATGACCCCCATCCCCTCCAGACCTGTCATGCCCACCATAGAGGACCAAACCCCACCTCCCCACAGCCCTAGCCCCACCCCGGTGAAATCGCTACCTGAGCTCCCACCAATCGACTACGATGACCAGGCAGGGGCGGCGGCCCCTACACCCCTGATACCGGCcctggcatatattattattattattattattatatag
- the LOC118392006 gene encoding uncharacterized protein LOC118392006 isoform X3: protein MDQGPGGIASRVIVKKVKSKDKDEGKVKLLGKKKSEVKADKEKSDERMNGGKDVVEVAMRSDLLDQKQKKEADLAMKNTKVSLLSPGGSKGGSVELVDMSPPPINTTKKKGFLGIGKSVKIGKKRKEGRVELLPFPILDIASPDLADPEPVMLLTTFGTPAPPGDIPIRTVMIPPSPAVHIVHLPPASIPASVLDSPLPLELTHNPVFTLLPPTLKPAPAAETITVVTPPNPIPVIPDPPIIDHIPEALSPKTPAETIPAPTLPVSVRPTPSPVTAPFSPISAPPVTHILPAVPSPPTLSTYTPPPPVIATPSPPPDPTPSPPPPPTPPAADLDPESVVVDIAVIVETSASPLPSHTPPPPAGDPSVAPPSLQPERPVGVQERPLSALLALGRAEEMSPPKKRGSEIIFNALEKAKRTLTSPLMTPIPSRPVMPTIEDQTPPPHSPSPTPVKSLPELPPIDYDDQAGAAAPTPLIPALAYIIIIIIII from the exons ATGGATCAG gGGCCGGGTGGCATCGCATCCAGAGTCATCGTCAAGAAGGTGAAGAGCAAAGACAAGGATGAGGGGAAGGTGAAATTACTAGGTAAAAAGAAGTCAGAGGTGAAGGCTGATAAAGAGAAGTCGGATGAaaggatgaatggagggaaagatgttGTAGAAGTAGCGATGAGGTCAGATCTGCTGGACCAGAAACAGAAGAAAGAAGCAGACCTGGCCATGAAGAACACAAAGGTGTCCCTGCTGTCCCCTGGGGGGTCTAAGGGGGGTAGTGTTGAGCTGGTAGACATGTCACCACCGCCTATAAACACAACAAAGAAGAAGGGTTTTCTGGGCATCGGGAAGTCAGTGAAAATAGGGAagaagaggaaagaggggagagttGAGCTTCTTCCTTTCCCCATACTGGACATAGCCAGCCCAGACCTGGCTGACCCTGAACCTGTCATGCTTCTAACCACCTTCGGAACCCCGGCCCCCCCTGGTGATATACCTATACGTACCGTCATGATCCCACCTTCCCCAGCAGTACACATTGTTCACTTACCCCCTGCCTCTATACCTGCCTCAGTACTAGATTCCCCCTTACCCCTGGAGCTGACTCATAACCCAGTATTTACCCTGTTACCCCCCACCCTGAAACCTGCACCAGCAGCTGAAACCATTACAGTCGTTACACCACCTAACCCCATCCCAGTGATCCCTGACCCTCCTATCATTGATCACATCCCTGAAGCCCTCAGTCCTAAAACCCCAGCTGAAACCATCCCAGCCCCCACCCTGCCAGTATCAGTCCGCCCTACCCCTTCCCCTGTTACTGCCCCATTCAGCCCAATATCAGCTCCCCCAGTCACCCATATACTCCCTGCtgtcccctccccacctacactcTCTACCTACACCCCACCTCCACCTGTTATCGCCACTCCATCCCCACCCCCTgaccctaccccctctcctcctcctccccctacacCTCCAGCTGCTGATCTTGACCCTGAGTCTGTAGTAGTGGATATTGCTGTTATAGTCGAGACCTCTGCCTCTCCACTTCCCTCTCACACCCCCCCTCCCCCGGCTGGTGACCCCTCAGTCGCACCCCCATCCCTCCAGCCTGAGAGGCCCGTGGGGGTCCAGGAACGGCCACTCTCGGCCCTGTTGGCTCTAGGACGAGCAGAAGAGATGAGTCCACCAAAAAAAAGAGGATCAGAGATAATCTTCAATGCCCTGGAGAAAGCTAAGAGGACGCTCACCAG CCCTCTTATGACCCCCATCCCCTCCAGACCTGTCATGCCCACCATAGAGGACCAAACCCCACCTCCCCACAGCCCTAGCCCCACCCCGGTGAAATCGCTACCTGAGCTCCCACCAATCGACTACGATGACCAGGCAGGGGCGGCGGCCCCTACACCCCTGATACCGGCcctggcatatattattattattattattattatatag
- the LOC118392006 gene encoding uncharacterized protein LOC118392006 isoform X4 produces the protein MPWRKLRGRSPDGYISVSDVELDIKEMLEMGKRASRAISCKNITTMVEQGGGEMDSRTSNHYPLQEDTGSFTDDSEEWAHDDDDKPLSSLIEEDSTERDHIQTMSMPEMGSREPSIHNQHILSDASIDGIDMQARHEALQKLATFFHKPVVEDPIMRCKEETDMVVLPPPDLYADIISDT, from the exons ATGCCCTGGAGAAAGCTAAGAGGACGCTCACCAG atggctACATCTCAGTGAGCGACGTGGAGCTGGACATTAAGGAGATGTTGGAAATGGGGAAGAGGGCTTCTCGGGCCATCAGCTGTAAAAACATTACCACTATGGTAGAACAGGGAGGAGGCGAGATGGACAGCAGGACATCCAATCACTACCCACTTCAGGAAGATACAGGCAGCT TCACAGATGACAGTGAGGAGTGGgcacatgatgatgatgataaacctctctcctccctcatcgaGGAAGACTCCACAGAGAG AGACCACATCCAAACAATGTCCATGCCAGAGATGG GAAGCAGAGAGCCTAGCATCCACAACCAGCACATACTCAGTGATGCCAGCATAGATGGCATTGACATGCA GGCGAGACATGAAGCACTTCAGAAGCTGGCCACTTTCTTCCACAAACCAGTTGTAGAGGATCCCATCATGAG gTGTAAAGAGGAAACAGATATGGTGGTTCTTCCTCCTCCTGACCTGTATGCAGACATAATCAGTGACACTTAG
- the LOC118392006 gene encoding uncharacterized protein LOC118392006 isoform X5: MPWRKLRGRSPDGYISVSDVELDIKEMLEMGKRASRAISCKNITTMVEQGGGEMDSRTSNHYPLQEDTGSYDSEEWAHDDDDKPLSSLIEEDSTERDHIQTMSMPEMGSREPSIHNQHILSDASIDGIDMQARHEALQKLATFFHKPVVEDPIMRCKEETDMVVLPPPDLYADIISDT; the protein is encoded by the exons ATGCCCTGGAGAAAGCTAAGAGGACGCTCACCAG atggctACATCTCAGTGAGCGACGTGGAGCTGGACATTAAGGAGATGTTGGAAATGGGGAAGAGGGCTTCTCGGGCCATCAGCTGTAAAAACATTACCACTATGGTAGAACAGGGAGGAGGCGAGATGGACAGCAGGACATCCAATCACTACCCACTTCAGGAAGATACAGGCAGCT ATGACAGTGAGGAGTGGgcacatgatgatgatgataaacctctctcctccctcatcgaGGAAGACTCCACAGAGAG AGACCACATCCAAACAATGTCCATGCCAGAGATGG GAAGCAGAGAGCCTAGCATCCACAACCAGCACATACTCAGTGATGCCAGCATAGATGGCATTGACATGCA GGCGAGACATGAAGCACTTCAGAAGCTGGCCACTTTCTTCCACAAACCAGTTGTAGAGGATCCCATCATGAG gTGTAAAGAGGAAACAGATATGGTGGTTCTTCCTCCTCCTGACCTGTATGCAGACATAATCAGTGACACTTAG
- the LOC118392006 gene encoding uncharacterized protein LOC118392006 isoform X6, producing the protein MLEMGKRASRAISCKNITTMVEQGGGEMDSRTSNHYPLQEDTGSFTDDSEEWAHDDDDKPLSSLIEEDSTERDHIQTMSMPEMGSREPSIHNQHILSDASIDGIDMQARHEALQKLATFFHKPVVEDPIMRCKEETDMVVLPPPDLYADIISDT; encoded by the exons ATGTTGGAAATGGGGAAGAGGGCTTCTCGGGCCATCAGCTGTAAAAACATTACCACTATGGTAGAACAGGGAGGAGGCGAGATGGACAGCAGGACATCCAATCACTACCCACTTCAGGAAGATACAGGCAGCT TCACAGATGACAGTGAGGAGTGGgcacatgatgatgatgataaacctctctcctccctcatcgaGGAAGACTCCACAGAGAG AGACCACATCCAAACAATGTCCATGCCAGAGATGG GAAGCAGAGAGCCTAGCATCCACAACCAGCACATACTCAGTGATGCCAGCATAGATGGCATTGACATGCA GGCGAGACATGAAGCACTTCAGAAGCTGGCCACTTTCTTCCACAAACCAGTTGTAGAGGATCCCATCATGAG gTGTAAAGAGGAAACAGATATGGTGGTTCTTCCTCCTCCTGACCTGTATGCAGACATAATCAGTGACACTTAG